A genomic region of Kribbella sp. NBC_00382 contains the following coding sequences:
- a CDS encoding MarR family winged helix-turn-helix transcriptional regulator: MADTPLRTVPDLTGMLIHAGHVLETQLTAALAEIGMTPRMQCVLGYALEEERTQIQLAELAYLDKTTMVGTVDALEKAGFAERKPSETDRRARIVAVTPAGAKAAEEGQRVVDRVHGEALAALAASQRKPFADALAELVGGQLATPVEAQPVRRPRRRT, from the coding sequence ATGGCCGATACCCCGTTGCGCACCGTGCCGGACCTGACCGGGATGCTGATTCATGCCGGGCACGTGCTGGAGACCCAGTTGACCGCGGCCCTGGCGGAGATCGGGATGACGCCGCGGATGCAGTGCGTGCTCGGGTACGCCTTGGAGGAGGAGCGGACCCAGATCCAGCTCGCCGAGCTCGCGTATCTCGACAAGACGACGATGGTCGGCACCGTGGATGCCTTGGAGAAGGCCGGTTTCGCCGAGCGGAAGCCGTCGGAGACCGACCGTCGGGCCCGGATCGTCGCGGTCACCCCCGCGGGCGCCAAGGCGGCCGAGGAGGGCCAGCGAGTCGTCGACAGAGTCCACGGTGAAGCGCTCGCCGCCCTCGCCGCCTCCCAGCGCAAGCCCTTCGCCGACGCTCTCGCCGAACTCGTCGGCGGCCAGCTCGCCACCCCGGTCGAGGCGCAACCGGTACGCCGTCCACGCCGGCGTACATGA
- a CDS encoding N(5)-(carboxyethyl)ornithine synthase, translating into MDQLTLGVIGRSRKENEHRLPIHPHHFERIDDDLRQRIFLESGYGEKFGISDVELSRSVAGVLDREQLIARTDVVLLPKPQHEDLAEFRTGQILWGWPHCVQDDKVTQLAIDRELTLIAFEAMNHWTDDGRFNLHVFHKNNELAGYCSVLHALEMIGSTGDYGRRLNAVVIGFGATARGAVTALAAHGIHDVDVLTGRGVAAVSSPIHSARMIQFDHEDPDDTSDPRRSHALIDDERVPLAGFLAQHDIVVNCVLQDPDAPLTFLIEEDLAQFAPGSLIVDVSCDLGMGFSWARPTGFAEPTFTVGDNITYYGVDHTPSYLWNSASWEISEALLPYLRTVLDGPESWHADTTIDRAIEIEGGRIRNPGVLSFQHRSPTYPHAHL; encoded by the coding sequence GTGGACCAGTTAACTCTCGGCGTCATCGGCCGTTCGCGTAAAGAGAACGAGCATCGGCTGCCGATCCATCCGCATCATTTCGAACGTATCGACGACGATCTGCGGCAGCGCATCTTCCTCGAGTCCGGGTACGGCGAGAAGTTCGGGATCTCCGACGTGGAGCTGTCCCGGTCCGTAGCAGGCGTCCTTGACCGGGAACAGCTGATCGCCAGGACCGACGTCGTACTCCTGCCGAAGCCGCAACACGAAGACCTGGCCGAGTTCCGTACCGGCCAGATCCTGTGGGGCTGGCCGCACTGCGTCCAGGACGACAAGGTGACCCAGCTCGCGATCGACCGCGAGCTCACCCTGATCGCCTTCGAGGCGATGAACCACTGGACCGACGACGGCCGGTTCAACCTGCACGTCTTCCACAAGAACAACGAGCTGGCCGGCTACTGCTCGGTGCTGCACGCGCTGGAGATGATCGGCTCGACCGGTGACTACGGCCGCAGGCTCAACGCGGTGGTGATCGGCTTCGGCGCGACGGCCCGCGGTGCCGTGACCGCGCTGGCGGCGCACGGGATCCACGACGTCGACGTACTGACCGGACGTGGCGTGGCGGCGGTCAGCTCGCCGATCCACTCCGCCCGGATGATCCAGTTCGACCACGAGGACCCCGACGACACCAGTGACCCACGGCGCAGTCACGCGCTGATCGACGACGAGCGGGTGCCGCTGGCCGGGTTCCTGGCCCAGCACGACATCGTCGTGAACTGTGTGCTGCAGGATCCGGACGCGCCGCTGACGTTCCTGATCGAGGAGGACCTGGCCCAGTTCGCGCCGGGCAGCCTGATCGTGGACGTCTCCTGCGACCTGGGCATGGGCTTCAGCTGGGCCCGCCCGACCGGCTTCGCCGAGCCGACCTTCACCGTCGGCGACAACATCACGTACTACGGCGTCGACCACACCCCGTCGTACCTGTGGAACTCGGCCAGCTGGGAGATCAGCGAGGCCCTGCTGCCGTATCTGCGGACGGTTCTCGACGGGCCGGAGTCCTGGCACGCCGACACGACGATCGATCGCGCCATCGAGATCGAGGGCGGCCGGATCCGCAATCCCGGCGTCCTCTCCTTCCAGCACCGCTCCCCCACGTACCCGCACGCGCACCTCTAG
- a CDS encoding precorrin-3B synthase — MVPPERTVPDRCPGVLAVHEAADGGLARVRLPGGVLSVSQLQVLTTASVELGDGHLELTSRANVQLRALQPGAPVELSERLYAAGLLPSITHERVRNILASPLSGLDQHSRYDVLPLVGELDRLLCATPGLAALPGRFLFALDDGRGDLASAKADVAVRMLDGQQGELVLAGVATGVQVPAERVVEVMAAAAEAFLSERAEQESEAWRLGEMEDGPQRVQKRLGLTSGPTGLQGGSAPAVAGAFGGPRGGVVVTVPLGVLGAEQARALAEAGSAVRVTPWRSVVVPGGQCAMDGLRRVGLVLEADSAWNGVTACAGRPGCGKALGDVRGDARRVVPGWSGGGRVHWSGCERRCGKPGGEFVDVVALGGGGYAVDGVAMGVDEVRAQ, encoded by the coding sequence GTGGTGCCTCCTGAAAGAACTGTGCCGGACCGCTGTCCGGGCGTTCTCGCCGTGCACGAGGCGGCCGATGGCGGGCTGGCTCGGGTGCGACTGCCTGGTGGCGTGCTGAGCGTGTCCCAGCTGCAGGTGCTGACTACCGCTTCTGTGGAGCTGGGCGACGGGCACCTTGAGCTCACCTCTCGTGCGAACGTGCAGCTCCGGGCGCTGCAGCCTGGTGCGCCGGTGGAGCTGTCTGAGCGGCTGTATGCGGCGGGGTTGCTGCCGTCGATCACGCATGAGCGGGTGCGCAACATCCTCGCCTCACCACTCTCCGGACTCGACCAGCACAGCCGGTACGACGTACTGCCGCTCGTTGGCGAGTTGGACCGCCTACTGTGCGCTACCCCCGGCCTGGCCGCCTTGCCCGGCCGCTTCCTGTTCGCGCTGGACGATGGACGGGGAGACCTGGCATCCGCCAAGGCAGATGTCGCCGTACGGATGCTCGATGGTCAGCAGGGTGAGCTGGTGCTCGCCGGGGTCGCCACCGGAGTGCAGGTGCCTGCCGAGCGCGTGGTCGAGGTGATGGCGGCCGCCGCGGAGGCGTTCCTGTCGGAACGCGCCGAGCAGGAGTCTGAGGCTTGGCGGTTGGGTGAGATGGAGGACGGGCCGCAGAGGGTTCAGAAACGGCTTGGTCTCACCAGCGGTCCGACTGGCCTGCAGGGCGGGAGCGCACCGGCTGTTGCGGGGGCCTTTGGAGGACCTCGTGGGGGTGTGGTGGTGACTGTGCCGCTGGGGGTGCTCGGCGCCGAGCAGGCTCGGGCTTTGGCTGAGGCTGGTTCGGCCGTGCGGGTTACGCCGTGGCGGTCTGTGGTGGTGCCGGGAGGTCAGTGCGCGATGGACGGGCTGCGGCGGGTTGGCTTGGTGTTGGAGGCGGACTCGGCTTGGAATGGGGTTACTGCGTGTGCTGGGCGGCCGGGGTGTGGGAAGGCGTTGGGCGATGTGCGGGGGGATGCTCGGCGCGTAGTACCGGGGTGGTCTGGTGGTGGGCGGGTGCACTGGTCGGGGTGTGAGCGGCGGTGCGGGAAGCCTGGTGGGGAGTTTGTGGATGTGGTTGCCCTCGGGGGTGGCGGTTACGCGGTCGATGGGGTCGCGATGGGAGTCGACGAGGTGAGGGCACAGTGA
- a CDS encoding precorrin-8X methylmutase codes for MSEYEYVTDGAEIYRRSFATIRAEAALDGLPADVAQVAVRMIHACGMTDLVQDLAWSDGVVKAARAALQAGAPILCDASMVAAGVTRKRLPAANDVVCTLSHPSVPELAEQFKTTRSAAAIDLWADRMAGSVVAIGNAPTALFRLLELIRDGAPRPAAVLGIPVGFIGAAESKDALAANEMGLEYLVVRGRRGGSAITAAAINAIASEDE; via the coding sequence GTGAGTGAGTACGAGTACGTGACCGATGGGGCCGAGATCTATCGGCGGTCGTTCGCGACGATCCGCGCGGAGGCTGCGCTCGACGGGTTGCCGGCCGACGTGGCGCAGGTCGCCGTACGGATGATCCACGCCTGCGGGATGACGGATCTGGTGCAGGATCTCGCCTGGTCGGACGGTGTGGTCAAAGCCGCGCGCGCCGCGTTGCAGGCCGGCGCTCCGATCCTGTGTGACGCATCGATGGTCGCGGCGGGAGTCACCCGCAAGCGGTTGCCCGCGGCCAACGACGTCGTGTGCACCCTGAGCCACCCGTCAGTGCCTGAGCTGGCCGAGCAGTTCAAGACGACCCGGAGCGCCGCCGCGATCGACCTGTGGGCCGATCGGATGGCCGGCTCGGTCGTTGCTATCGGCAACGCTCCGACCGCGTTGTTCCGGTTGCTGGAGCTGATCCGCGACGGTGCGCCCCGTCCGGCCGCAGTACTGGGGATTCCGGTCGGCTTCATCGGTGCCGCCGAGTCCAAGGACGCCTTGGCTGCCAACGAGATGGGCCTCGAATACCTGGTCGTCCGCGGCCGCCGGGGTGGCAGCGCGATCACCGCCGCCGCCATCAACGCGATCGCGAGCGAGGACGAATGA
- a CDS encoding GyrI-like domain-containing protein encodes MEPTIVEREDQPYIALSGKVPMSGIADFARRTPELFGWLAARTIDPIGDVFFRYTLVDMEHDLGLQIGVPVEERHHGEGEIVGGVLPGGRYVSVTHIGHPDGLEGATGELLAWAEKEGLEWDVNGNLWGSRLEVYKSDPQEVPMDQWETELLFRLRG; translated from the coding sequence ATGGAACCCACGATTGTCGAGCGCGAAGACCAGCCGTACATCGCGCTCAGCGGCAAGGTCCCGATGAGCGGGATCGCCGACTTCGCCCGGCGGACACCTGAGCTGTTCGGGTGGCTCGCCGCCCGCACGATCGACCCGATCGGCGACGTGTTCTTCCGCTACACCTTGGTCGACATGGAGCATGACCTCGGACTGCAGATCGGTGTGCCGGTGGAGGAACGCCACCACGGCGAGGGCGAGATCGTCGGCGGTGTTCTGCCGGGCGGCCGCTACGTGAGCGTTACCCACATCGGCCATCCGGACGGGCTCGAAGGCGCGACCGGCGAACTGCTGGCCTGGGCCGAGAAGGAGGGCCTGGAGTGGGATGTCAACGGCAACCTGTGGGGCAGCCGGCTCGAGGTCTACAAGTCAGACCCGCAAGAGGTCCCGATGGACCAGTGGGAAACCGAACTGCTGTTCCGCCTCCGCGGCTAG
- a CDS encoding precorrin-2 C(20)-methyltransferase: MTGRLWGVGLGPGDPELVTVKAARLIGEADVIAYHSARHGRSIARSVAAPYLREGQLEELLRYPLTTETTDHPGGYQGAMDDFYADCAARLAAHLDAGRNVVVLAEGDPLFYGSYMHMHKRLTDRYTCEVVPGVTSVSAAAAVLGRPLCERDEILTILPGTLPPDVLAERLRTTDAAAVMKLGRTFTNVREAFELSGRADEAWYVERATTDAQRTSPLADVDPASVPYFSLALLPSPINTPAPEAVLPRESAEGSVTVVGLGPAGPEWMTPQVRNAIAEADDLIGYGPYIDRLPDRARQRKHGSDNKVESERAAFALDLARKGSRVVVVSSGDPGVFAMASAVTEVASQPEYADLAVTVLPGMTAAQAVASRVGAPLGHDYCVLSLSDRLKPWEVIAARLSAAAAADLAIAIYNPASKSRTWQVAATRDLLLEHRAPTTPVIVGRDVGGASESVTVTTLAELDPATVDMRCLLLIGSSQTQTVPRPAGPLVFTPRRYPRTEDR, translated from the coding sequence ATGACCGGACGGCTCTGGGGTGTCGGGCTCGGCCCGGGCGACCCCGAACTCGTCACCGTGAAGGCAGCCCGGCTGATCGGCGAGGCAGACGTCATCGCATACCACAGCGCGCGGCACGGCCGGAGCATCGCGCGCTCAGTGGCAGCGCCGTACCTGCGTGAAGGCCAGCTCGAAGAGTTGCTGAGGTACCCGCTGACCACCGAGACCACGGATCACCCAGGCGGCTATCAGGGCGCCATGGACGACTTCTACGCCGACTGCGCAGCACGGCTCGCGGCGCATCTCGATGCCGGGCGCAACGTCGTCGTACTGGCCGAAGGCGATCCGCTCTTCTACGGCTCCTACATGCACATGCACAAGCGCCTCACTGACCGCTACACGTGCGAGGTAGTGCCTGGGGTGACCTCCGTGAGCGCAGCGGCGGCAGTACTCGGCAGGCCATTGTGCGAGCGCGACGAGATCCTCACGATCCTCCCCGGCACCTTGCCACCCGACGTACTGGCCGAGCGGCTGCGCACTACTGACGCTGCAGCCGTCATGAAGCTCGGTAGGACTTTCACCAACGTACGTGAGGCTTTCGAGCTCTCCGGCCGGGCAGACGAGGCCTGGTACGTCGAACGCGCGACCACCGACGCCCAGCGCACCTCTCCCCTGGCAGACGTCGATCCGGCCTCCGTGCCGTACTTCTCCCTGGCCCTGCTCCCCAGCCCGATCAACACCCCGGCACCGGAGGCCGTACTGCCTAGGGAGAGCGCAGAGGGCTCAGTGACGGTCGTAGGGCTCGGACCGGCCGGGCCGGAGTGGATGACCCCACAGGTCCGCAATGCGATCGCCGAGGCCGACGACCTGATCGGCTACGGCCCGTACATCGACCGGCTGCCCGACCGCGCCCGGCAACGCAAGCACGGGTCGGACAACAAGGTGGAGTCCGAGCGGGCCGCCTTCGCCCTCGACCTGGCCCGCAAGGGCTCGCGGGTCGTCGTGGTGTCCTCTGGGGATCCAGGGGTGTTCGCCATGGCCAGTGCGGTCACCGAGGTCGCCTCTCAGCCGGAGTACGCCGACCTCGCCGTCACCGTGTTGCCGGGGATGACTGCGGCGCAGGCGGTGGCTAGTCGCGTCGGTGCGCCTCTCGGCCACGACTACTGCGTGCTATCGCTGTCGGACCGCCTCAAGCCGTGGGAGGTGATCGCTGCCCGCCTGAGCGCGGCAGCGGCCGCCGATCTCGCCATAGCGATCTACAACCCAGCCTCTAAGTCCCGTACCTGGCAAGTGGCCGCCACCCGCGACCTGCTGCTCGAACACCGCGCACCGACGACCCCTGTGATCGTCGGGCGTGATGTGGGCGGCGCGAGCGAGTCAGTCACCGTCACCACGCTGGCCGAGCTGGACCCGGCCACCGTCGACATGCGGTGCCTACTGCTGATCGGCTCCTCGCAGACGCAGACAGTCCCCCGCCCTGCCGGTCCGCTGGTTTTCACTCCCCGCCGCTACCCGCGCACAGAGGATCGTTAA
- a CDS encoding FAD-dependent oxidoreductase yields the protein MKRTQVAVIGAGQAGLSAAYHLVRMGFPRYDGVVVLDRNPAPGGAWQHRWDSLTMHDVHGIANLPGVSVPASAGEERANAFVPRYFADYETRFELPVVRPVIVESVRHDSELFELTTDHGDYEASAIVNATGTWNRPFIPWYPGIETFKGRQLHTADYSGAGEFAGKHVLVVGGGASAVQLLAEISEVASTTWVTRRPPEWRMPGEEFGPEIGRQIIAKVEERVRAGLPPKSVVAVTGLQLREQEQAAYRKGVYTRLPMFSRITPDGVEWADGRVEHVDAILWATGFRADLAHLAPLHLREPSGGIRMDGTHTVLEPRVHLIGYGPSASTIGGNRAGFQAARQLRDLLQPVAA from the coding sequence GTGAAGAGGACCCAGGTTGCGGTGATCGGGGCCGGCCAGGCCGGGCTGTCGGCGGCGTACCACCTCGTCAGGATGGGGTTCCCCCGGTACGACGGGGTGGTGGTGCTCGACCGCAACCCGGCACCAGGTGGGGCGTGGCAGCACCGCTGGGACTCGCTCACCATGCACGACGTGCACGGCATCGCCAACCTGCCGGGGGTCTCGGTACCGGCGAGTGCTGGTGAGGAGCGGGCCAATGCGTTCGTCCCGCGGTACTTCGCCGACTACGAGACTCGCTTCGAGCTCCCCGTCGTACGGCCAGTGATCGTGGAGAGCGTGCGGCACGACAGCGAGCTGTTCGAGCTGACCACCGACCACGGCGACTACGAGGCGTCGGCGATTGTGAACGCGACCGGGACTTGGAATCGGCCGTTCATTCCCTGGTATCCGGGGATCGAGACCTTCAAGGGACGGCAGCTGCACACGGCCGACTACAGCGGCGCCGGCGAGTTCGCCGGGAAGCATGTGCTGGTGGTCGGCGGGGGTGCGTCGGCGGTGCAGTTGCTCGCGGAGATCTCCGAGGTCGCGAGTACGACGTGGGTGACTCGGAGGCCGCCGGAGTGGCGGATGCCGGGTGAGGAGTTCGGGCCGGAGATCGGGCGGCAGATCATCGCCAAGGTCGAGGAGCGCGTCCGGGCCGGGCTGCCGCCGAAGAGCGTGGTCGCGGTGACGGGTCTGCAGTTGCGCGAGCAGGAGCAGGCGGCGTACCGGAAGGGCGTTTACACACGGCTGCCGATGTTCTCCCGGATCACGCCCGACGGTGTGGAGTGGGCGGACGGTCGGGTGGAGCACGTCGACGCGATCCTGTGGGCGACCGGCTTCCGTGCCGACCTGGCGCATCTCGCGCCGCTGCACCTGCGCGAACCGTCGGGCGGCATCCGCATGGACGGTACGCACACGGTGCTCGAGCCGCGCGTACACCTGATTGGCTACGGCCCGTCAGCCAGCACCATCGGCGGTAACCGCGCCGGCTTCCAGGCCGCGCGCCAGTTGCGCGACCTGCTCCAGCCCGTCGCCGCCTAG
- a CDS encoding cupin domain-containing protein: protein MPITRAADAPRFDLPGAQFTVMAAPSRGSKGLCTWRLRLDTGQRNDAPHTLDRDEVFMVLSGTVQLTPDGEKLEAGDAAVVLAGEPIQVRNLGETEAELYVAITAGLTGTMADGTTVQPPWAQ, encoded by the coding sequence ATGCCGATCACCCGCGCGGCCGATGCGCCGCGGTTCGACCTTCCGGGCGCGCAGTTCACCGTGATGGCCGCACCCAGCCGTGGCTCGAAAGGCCTTTGCACGTGGCGGTTGCGGCTCGATACAGGCCAGCGCAACGATGCGCCGCACACGCTGGACCGCGACGAGGTCTTCATGGTGCTGTCCGGCACGGTGCAGCTCACGCCGGACGGCGAGAAGCTCGAGGCAGGCGACGCGGCCGTAGTACTGGCCGGAGAGCCGATCCAGGTGCGCAACCTCGGGGAGACCGAGGCCGAGCTCTACGTCGCCATCACCGCAGGCTTGACCGGCACCATGGCCGACGGCACCACCGTTCAGCCGCCCTGGGCCCAGTAG
- a CDS encoding TMEM175 family protein, whose translation MTRNPDRLVLFTDAVVAIAVTLLILPLVEVVTEIAKAQGEANGGDAPDPFAVISENQPAILSFLLSFVVISRFWLVHHGVFEHVKAYNSMLVRLNMLWLLCIVVLPFPTEILGQFKSDTFSAAFYSGTLVVLALTQTTLTLLVHGHKELEVAENPVTDREIVGSLAFLACAVVAFLLALVPGVRLYGLLALIPSGAIAKLVSNQRERRTPSVA comes from the coding sequence ATGACGAGGAACCCCGACCGGCTGGTGCTGTTCACCGACGCGGTGGTCGCCATCGCCGTCACCCTGCTGATCCTCCCGCTGGTGGAGGTCGTCACGGAGATCGCGAAGGCACAGGGGGAAGCGAACGGGGGAGACGCCCCGGACCCGTTCGCGGTGATCAGTGAGAACCAGCCGGCCATTCTGTCGTTCCTGCTGAGCTTCGTGGTGATCAGCAGGTTCTGGCTGGTTCACCATGGCGTCTTCGAGCACGTCAAGGCCTACAACAGCATGCTGGTCCGGCTGAACATGCTCTGGCTGCTCTGCATCGTGGTACTGCCGTTCCCGACCGAGATCCTCGGCCAGTTCAAGAGCGACACCTTCTCGGCGGCCTTCTACTCCGGCACCCTGGTCGTGCTCGCGCTGACCCAGACGACTCTCACGCTGCTCGTCCACGGGCACAAGGAACTCGAGGTCGCCGAGAACCCCGTCACCGACCGCGAGATCGTCGGCTCTCTCGCCTTCCTCGCTTGCGCAGTGGTCGCGTTCCTTCTCGCGCTGGTGCCGGGGGTACGTCTCTACGGCTTGCTCGCGCTGATCCCGAGCGGCGCCATCGCCAAACTCGTGAGCAATCAGCGCGAGCGCCGCACTCCGTCAGTCGCCTAG
- a CDS encoding MFS transporter: protein MTSTLTAHPVQLGRAKALAVLCVMQLMIILDGTVVTVALPTIQGDLGFSQAGLAWVMNSYLIAFAGLLPLAGRIGDLIGSKQVFLTGLAVFTAASLLCGVATSSEVLIAGRFLQGVGGALASAVILGMIVGLYPAPAEQARAMGVYGFTSAGGASIGLILGGVITQTVGWHWSFLINVPIGIVSLVLASRLLKSQRGLGLSKGADVLGAVLVTAGLSLSVYTIVQTAAPTADLPRTLVLAAAAVALLTGFVLRQARATQPLLSLHIFRNRQVTTANLVVVLLFAAGFGFQFMTALYLQRVLGFDSLHTGLAFLPAPILGAVMSLFIGPRLIARFGGRALLLAGLVALLAALLLMSQAPVNGSYLTNVIAPLLLVGAGTGVGIPAAIMLAMSGAEPGDAGLASGLNNTAQQAGAAVGTAVLATLAASRTAVRVSEGANPVSALRDGYSVAFVAASAFVVAALLVGTTLLLRYRGRP from the coding sequence ATGACCTCCACCCTCACCGCCCACCCGGTCCAGCTCGGCCGGGCGAAGGCGCTCGCTGTGCTCTGTGTGATGCAGCTGATGATCATCCTCGACGGCACCGTCGTGACGGTGGCGTTGCCGACCATCCAGGGCGACCTCGGCTTCAGCCAGGCTGGTCTTGCCTGGGTGATGAACTCGTACCTGATCGCGTTCGCCGGCCTCCTCCCGCTGGCCGGCCGGATCGGCGACCTGATCGGCAGCAAGCAGGTCTTCCTCACGGGCCTGGCCGTCTTCACCGCGGCCTCCCTGCTCTGCGGCGTCGCCACCAGCTCCGAAGTACTGATCGCCGGCCGGTTCCTGCAAGGCGTCGGCGGTGCCCTGGCCTCCGCCGTGATCCTCGGCATGATCGTCGGCCTCTATCCCGCGCCGGCCGAGCAGGCCCGCGCGATGGGCGTCTACGGCTTCACCTCCGCCGGTGGGGCCTCGATCGGCCTGATCCTCGGCGGTGTCATCACCCAGACAGTCGGCTGGCACTGGTCCTTCCTGATCAACGTGCCGATCGGCATCGTCTCCCTGGTGCTCGCCTCCCGCCTACTAAAGAGCCAACGCGGCCTAGGCCTCAGCAAGGGCGCAGACGTACTAGGCGCAGTACTGGTCACCGCGGGTCTCTCACTGTCCGTCTACACGATCGTCCAGACCGCCGCGCCGACCGCAGACCTCCCACGGACGCTTGTCCTCGCCGCTGCAGCAGTAGCCCTCCTCACCGGCTTCGTACTACGCCAGGCCCGCGCCACCCAGCCACTGCTCTCTCTGCACATCTTCCGCAACCGCCAAGTGACTACGGCCAACCTGGTAGTCGTCCTACTCTTCGCAGCTGGCTTCGGCTTCCAGTTCATGACTGCTCTATACCTGCAGCGAGTACTGGGCTTCGACTCGCTCCACACCGGCCTGGCCTTCCTCCCGGCACCGATCCTGGGCGCAGTGATGTCCCTGTTCATCGGCCCCCGCCTGATCGCCCGCTTCGGCGGCCGTGCCCTCCTACTGGCCGGCCTCGTCGCCCTCCTCGCAGCACTCCTGCTGATGAGCCAAGCCCCGGTCAACGGCTCCTACCTCACCAACGTGATTGCCCCACTCCTCCTAGTGGGCGCCGGTACCGGCGTAGGCATCCCGGCAGCGATCATGCTCGCCATGTCCGGCGCAGAGCCCGGCGACGCGGGTCTGGCCTCCGGACTCAACAACACCGCCCAGCAGGCAGGCGCAGCAGTCGGTACTGCGGTACTGGCAACGCTGGCCGCCTCGCGCACCGCAGTACGGGTGTCTGAAGGGGCCAACCCAGTCAGCGCATTGCGCGATGGGTACAGCGTGGCGTTCGTTGCCGCGTCGGCCTTTGTCGTCGCGGCACTGCTCGTGGGTACGACACTGTTGCTGCGCTACCGTGGTCGCCCGTGA
- a CDS encoding glycoside hydrolase domain-containing protein, protein MKRLLLVVALLFMGLAAPAAAEPATSVGYPASATATRYKGLAFDTCTAPTVATMSSWLASPYRAMGIYFGGVNRGCPNQPELTGSWVRTVTRMGWRLIPVYMGYQAPCTTRPNAVKLTVSSAATQGTAQAADAAAKAAALGILPGSALYGDMEHYDVNDATCRAAVLRYLSSWTKELHRRGYISAVYAHQDSGARHLAEVYNSTSYARPDAVWIARWNQNSALTGWPLISDRYWSMGQRAKQYNGDHNETYGGVTLNIDNDRFDAPVASTWYTYTLRTNIYAYSGPSTAYPRRATIARNAGIRIVCQTFGPKIGTSAVWDKLIDGTYVTDYYVRTPGNPGYSAPIPGCSLPYQTTTDNLARRHGPGTSYATYPGLLPIGSLAWVTCQRAGTTVGTTAVWNRLSDGTWVTDYYVANPSNTTYSAPIRRC, encoded by the coding sequence ATGAAGCGTTTGCTATTGGTTGTGGCGTTGCTGTTCATGGGGTTGGCGGCACCGGCGGCGGCCGAGCCGGCTACGTCGGTCGGGTATCCGGCTAGTGCGACAGCTACTAGATACAAGGGGCTGGCGTTCGACACCTGTACTGCGCCGACGGTCGCGACGATGTCCTCGTGGCTGGCGTCGCCGTACAGGGCGATGGGGATCTACTTCGGCGGGGTGAACCGGGGATGCCCGAATCAGCCGGAGCTCACGGGCAGTTGGGTACGCACTGTTACGCGGATGGGGTGGCGGCTCATCCCTGTGTACATGGGGTATCAGGCGCCGTGCACTACGCGGCCCAACGCAGTGAAGCTGACCGTGTCGTCTGCTGCGACTCAGGGGACGGCGCAGGCGGCGGATGCCGCGGCCAAGGCTGCAGCACTCGGGATCCTGCCGGGTAGTGCGCTCTATGGCGACATGGAGCACTACGACGTCAACGACGCGACCTGCAGGGCGGCAGTACTGCGGTACCTCTCGTCCTGGACGAAGGAACTGCACCGCCGCGGCTACATCTCCGCCGTGTACGCCCACCAGGACTCCGGCGCGCGTCACCTGGCGGAGGTCTACAACTCGACCTCCTACGCGCGCCCGGACGCGGTGTGGATCGCCCGTTGGAACCAGAACTCCGCACTGACGGGTTGGCCACTCATCTCGGATCGCTATTGGTCCATGGGCCAGCGGGCTAAGCAGTACAACGGCGACCACAACGAGACGTACGGCGGCGTCACCCTCAACATCGACAACGACCGCTTCGACGCACCGGTCGCGTCTACTTGGTACACGTACACCCTCCGGACGAACATCTACGCCTACAGCGGTCCGTCCACCGCCTACCCGAGGCGGGCGACGATCGCCCGCAACGCCGGCATCCGCATCGTCTGCCAGACCTTCGGCCCGAAGATCGGTACCAGCGCCGTCTGGGACAAGCTGATCGACGGCACCTACGTCACGGACTACTACGTCCGTACGCCCGGCAACCCCGGCTACAGCGCGCCCATCCCGGGTTGCAGCCTCCCGTACCAGACCACAACCGACAACCTGGCCAGGCGGCACGGCCCTGGTACCTCATACGCCACCTACCCGGGCCTCCTGCCGATCGGCTCCCTGGCCTGGGTCACCTGCCAACGAGCCGGCACCACCGTCGGTACCACCGCAGTCTGGAACCGCCTGAGCGACGGCACCTGGGTCACCGACTACTACGTAGCCAACCCAAGCAACACCACCTACAGCGCCCCCATCCGCCGCTGCTAG